From a region of the Mercurialis annua linkage group LG1-X, ddMerAnnu1.2, whole genome shotgun sequence genome:
- the LOC126671067 gene encoding transcription initiation factor IIB-like, whose amino-acid sequence MSDYMAYCTDCKTQTEVVDDHMSGDTICTNCGLVLDHHFIDQTCEWRTFADSEKDDHDPNRVGNVSNPLLTHGNLSTTIVAQPGQKLTDEFIFKNHELLTNPDKILTEGFESISRMADRLSIGKSSKIRADEIYKNLVDKKSCKGKNVKSILAACLFVACKESKLPRTVKEICSVAQGVSKKEINRAADFIKKQTDIDIIASAECSNGRGLVRRFCSNLGMKNQDMKAVQEALENSKEVDIRRSPCSILAAIIFIIAQLSGQKIPLRDIAMASQVAEQTIKKSYKDIHPHASRVVPRWYAKECDLNKLCRP is encoded by the coding sequence ATGAGTGATTATATGGCTTACTGCACCGATTGCAAGACACAAACAGAAGTGGTAGATGATCATATGTCGGGAGATACAATCTGCACTAACTGTGGATTAGTTCTTGACCATCACTTCATCGATCAAACTTGCGAATGGCGAACGTTTGCCGATTCCGAGAAGGACGACCATGATCCTAACCGCGTCGGCAATGTCTCCAATCCGCTCTTAACCCATGGAAACCTTTCCACCACAATTGTAGCACAACCCGGACAAAAGCTTACTGATGAATTTATTTTCAAGAACCATGAATTGCTTACGAACCCGGACAAAATCTTGACGGAGGGTTTTGAATCAATAAGTAGGATGGCGGATAGGCTAAGTATTGGTAAAAGTAGCAAGATTAGGGCTGATGAGATATACAAAAATTTAGTGGACAAGAAATCCTGCAAAGGAAAGAATGTGAAGTCGATATTGGCAGCGTGCTTGTTCGTTGCTTGTAAAGAGTCTAAATTGCCGAGAACTGTGAAGGAGATCTGCAGTGTTGCACAAGGGGTTTCAAAGAAAGAAATAAATAGAGCTGCGGATTTTATCAAGAAACAAACAGACATTGATATTATTGCTAGTGCCGAATGTTCGAATGGAAGGGGACTTGTAAGGCGATTCTGTTCGAATCTTGGCATGAAAAACCAGGACATGAAAGCCGTACAAGAAGCTCTTGAGAATTCTAAAGAAGTTGATATCAGGAGGAGTCCTTGTTCTATCTTGGCTGCCATTATTTTCATAATCGCTCAACTTTCAGGCCAAAAGATTCCTCTCCGAGATATCGCAATGGCTTCTCAAGTTGCGGAACAGACTATCAAGAAGTCGTATAAGGATATTCATCCTCATGCTTCCAGGGTAGTGCCCCGCTGGTACGCCAAGGAATGTGATCTCAACAAACTCTGCAGACCTTAA
- the LOC126667406 gene encoding uncharacterized protein LOC126667406, with product MVFIYYSFAMISFHLKILCFNVHQQTDCEREAAVCLMRKYTYAKSVLLLVFIFSRTISILKQTRRPMSMLLSVCQPYLQTKRRVALSRVMQLLSSREMEKVYDENVHITPEMKDLPRTITVNEKELCKYFAPDNHVKVVSGTQECATKVEQHVLIILSDTTKEHIRVFADDVVESSEVTTKLGVELLSE from the exons atggtatttatatattatagttTTGCTATGATTTCTTTTCATCTTAAAATATTGTGCTTTAATGTACACCAGCAGACTGATTGTGAACGAGAAGCAGCTGTTTGCCTTATGCGAAAGTATACTTATGCGAAATCTGTTTTGCTATTAGTCTTCATCTTCTCAAGAACTATATCTATATTGAAGCAGACAAGGAGGCCCATGTCAATGCTATTGTCGGTTTGTCAACCCTATTTGCAAACAAAAAGAAGGGTCGCTTTGTCAAGGGTGATGCAGTTATTATCGTCAAGGGAGATGGAGAAAGTTTACGACGAGAATGTTCATATTACACCTGAAATGAAGGACCTTCCG AGAACTATTACAGTCAATGAGAAGGAGCTTTGCAAGTATTTTGCTCCAGATAATCATGTGAAGGTTGTATCTGGTACCCAAGAGTGTGCAACTAAGGTTGAGCAGCACGTTCTCATCATTTTGTCGGATACAACCAAGGAACAT ATCCGTGTTTTTGCTGATGATGTTGTGGAAAGCTCTGAAGTGACCACGAAACTTGGAGTTGAGCTCCTGTCGGAATGA
- the LOC126671077 gene encoding transcription initiation factor IIB-like — MSDYMAYCTDCKTQTEVVDDHTSGDTICTDCGLVLDHHFVDQTCEWRTFADSEKDDHDPNRVGNVSNPLLTHGNLSTTIVAKPGQNLNKEFILKNHDLLTNPDKVLTEGFESISRMADRLSIGKSSKIRADEIYKNLLDKKSCKGKNVKSILAACLFVACKESKMPRTAKEICCVAQGVSRKEINKAADFIKKQTDIDVIASAECLNGSGLVRRFCSNLGMKNQDMKAVQEALENCKEVDIRRSPCSILAAIIFIIAQLSGQKIAIRDIAMASQVAEQTIKKSYKDIRPHASRVVPRWYAKECDLNKLCKA; from the coding sequence ATGAGTGACTATATGGCTTACTGCACAGATTGTAAGACACAAACAGAAGTGGTAGATGATCATACGTCGGGAGATACAATCTGCACAGATTGTGGTTTAGTTCTTGACCATCACTTCGTCGATCAAACTTGCGAATGGCGAACTTTTGCCGACTCCGAAAAGGACGATCATGATCCTAATCGAGTCGGCAACGTCTCTAATCCGCTCTTAACCCATGGAAACCTTTCCACCACAATTGTAGCAAAACCCGGACAGAATCTTAATAAGGAATTTATTCTCAAGAACCATGATTTACTTACAAACCCTGACAAAGTATTGACGGAGGGTTTTGAATCAATAAGTAGGATGGCGGATAGGCTAAGTATTGGTAAAAGTAGCAAGATTAGGGCTGATGAGATATACAAAAATTTACTTGACAAGAAATCCTGCAAAGGAAAGAATGTGAAGTCGATATTAGCAGCGTGCTTGTTCGTTGCTTGTAAAGAGAGTAAAATGCCGAGAACTGCCAAGGAAATCTGCTGTGTTGCACAAGGGGTTTCCAGAAAAGAAATCAATAAAGCTGCAGATTTTATCAAGAAACAAACAGACATTGATGTTATTGCCAGTGCCGAATGTTTGAACGGAAGTGGGCTTGTAAGGCGATTCTGTTCGAATCTTGGCATGAAAAACCAGGATATGAAAGCCGTACAAGAAGCTCTTGAAAATTGTAAAGAAGTTGATATAAGGAGGAGTCCTTGTTCTATCTTAGCTGCCATTATCTTCATAATCGCTCAGCTTTCGGGCCAAAAGATTGCTATCCGGGATATTGCAATGGCTTCTCAAGTTGCGGAACAGACAATCAAGAAGTCGTATAAGGATATTCGTCCTCACGCTTCCAGGGTAGTGCCCCGGTGGTACGCCAAGGAATGTGATCTCAACAAACTCTGCAAAGCTTGA
- the LOC126666040 gene encoding uncharacterized protein LOC126666040, whose translation MNTDNKQSTSLERLEVKQSLAKQIQSDVKSLGFLPFKLGAAIITGAALLAGAAVLARLGQANNNFEELNEGEIDGGEEEAAEPLVNDGDGDGNDNGNGNGGGGGDDLDVQLTVVVLVMIFIVVVLILIMIRLLKSG comes from the exons ATGAATACTGATAACAAGCAATCAACGTCTCTTGAGAGACTCGAAGTGAAGCAATCGTTAGCAAAGCAAATTCAGTCTGATGTTAAA AGTCTTGGGTTTCTTCCATTCAAGCTTGGAGCTGCTATTATTACCGGTGCTGCTCTTCTTGCCGGAGCTGCTGTTCTTGCCCGTCTGGGCCAGGCAAATAATAACTTTGAAGAATTGAATGAAGGAGAAATAGATGgaggagaagaagaagcagCAGAACCACTAGTCAATGATGGTGACGGTGACGGCAATGATAACGGTAACGGAAatggtggcggcggtggtgaTGATTTGGATGTACAACTGACGGTGGTGGTGTTGGTAATGATATTCATAGTGGTGGTGCTGATACTGATAATGATACGTCTACTGAAGTCAGGGTAA